Proteins from a single region of Labedella gwakjiensis:
- a CDS encoding ABC transporter permease, whose amino-acid sequence MTRFVLRRLAIVPLLLLGIVTIAFVISRLMPSDPIAAIVGQRSMNNPEVVEAARERWGLDSNVFIQYVSYVGRLLTGDMGTSFQTRASVSADLAERLPATLELTILALIIGALGGIVLGVISASRKDSFADNAARVFALLGSSLPIFWTGLVFLFVFYAQLGIVPGPGRLSARVDPPPHVTGFYTIDALVAGNIPLFVDAWAHLLLPAFVLAWGLMGTISRLVRAAMLDELHSDYVRTVRAKGIAESSVMRRHVLRNSLTPVVTVVGFAFGALLMGAVLVEQIFSWNGIGSYAVEAARTLDYPAINGVTLLGGVIFLLASLVTDLVYAAIDPRVRLA is encoded by the coding sequence ATGACCCGCTTCGTCCTCCGCCGTCTGGCGATCGTGCCGCTCCTGCTGCTCGGGATCGTGACGATCGCGTTCGTCATCTCCCGCCTCATGCCGTCAGACCCGATCGCGGCGATCGTGGGGCAGCGCAGCATGAACAACCCCGAGGTCGTCGAGGCCGCACGGGAGCGCTGGGGACTCGACTCCAACGTCTTCATCCAGTACGTCAGTTACGTGGGGCGCCTGCTCACGGGCGACATGGGCACGTCGTTCCAGACTCGTGCGAGCGTGTCGGCCGATCTCGCCGAGAGGCTGCCGGCCACGCTCGAACTCACGATCCTCGCGCTCATCATCGGAGCGCTCGGCGGCATCGTGCTCGGAGTGATCTCGGCGAGCAGGAAGGACTCGTTCGCCGACAACGCCGCGCGCGTGTTCGCGCTCCTCGGCTCCTCCCTCCCGATCTTCTGGACCGGACTCGTCTTCCTCTTCGTGTTCTACGCGCAGCTCGGGATCGTGCCGGGGCCCGGTCGGCTCTCGGCGCGCGTCGATCCCCCTCCCCACGTCACGGGCTTCTACACGATCGACGCGCTCGTGGCCGGGAACATCCCGCTCTTCGTGGATGCCTGGGCGCACCTCCTCCTCCCGGCGTTCGTGCTCGCGTGGGGGCTCATGGGCACCATCAGCCGGCTGGTCCGCGCAGCGATGCTCGACGAGCTCCACTCCGACTACGTGCGGACGGTGCGGGCGAAGGGCATCGCGGAGTCGTCCGTCATGCGCCGCCACGTGCTGCGCAACAGCCTCACCCCGGTCGTGACCGTCGTCGGCTTCGCCTTCGGAGCGCTCCTCATGGGGGCGGTCCTCGTCGAGCAGATCTTCTCGTGGAACGGGATCGGCTCCTACGCGGTGGAGGCCGCTCGAACGCTCGACTACCCGGCCATCAACGGCGTCACGCTGCTCGGCGGCGTCATCTTCCTGCTCGCGAGCCTCGTCACGGACCTCGTGTACGCCGCGATCGACCCGAGAGTGAGACTCGCATGA
- a CDS encoding ABC transporter permease, translated as MSAASAFAGMGTTSLAALRTARSSVWMRPQMVFGYVIVAFWLVLVVAVQWIAPFDPLASAGQRLAAPSAEHWFGTDALGRDVLSRALYGARYSLPIALVSIVASVVVGSVLGAVAGYVGGLVDSIIMRIADITMSFPAILLAMAVAAALGPGLNNAGIAIIIVWWPIYARLMRGQVLSIKEREHVESAVAIGASRRRILFRHIIPHASTPTLVNATMDLGQIVLLVASLSFLGLGALPPTPEWGAMITEGAKNFYQPWIAAAPGLAIVSIVLAINFIGDGLRDALDVKARR; from the coding sequence ATGAGCGCCGCATCAGCCTTCGCCGGGATGGGCACCACCTCGCTCGCCGCCCTGCGCACCGCGCGGTCGTCGGTCTGGATGCGGCCGCAGATGGTCTTCGGTTACGTGATCGTGGCGTTCTGGCTCGTCCTCGTGGTGGCGGTGCAGTGGATCGCGCCGTTCGATCCGCTCGCCTCGGCGGGGCAGCGCCTCGCGGCGCCGAGCGCCGAGCACTGGTTCGGCACCGACGCACTCGGTCGTGACGTGCTGAGCCGCGCGCTGTACGGCGCCCGGTATTCGCTGCCCATCGCGCTCGTGTCGATCGTCGCGTCGGTCGTCGTCGGGAGCGTCCTCGGGGCCGTCGCCGGTTACGTCGGCGGCCTCGTCGACTCGATCATCATGCGGATCGCGGACATCACGATGTCGTTCCCCGCGATCCTGCTCGCTATGGCGGTGGCCGCAGCCCTCGGCCCCGGCCTCAACAATGCCGGCATCGCCATCATCATCGTGTGGTGGCCGATCTACGCGCGGTTGATGCGCGGGCAGGTGCTCTCGATCAAGGAGCGCGAGCACGTGGAGTCCGCCGTCGCGATCGGCGCATCGCGGCGCCGCATCCTGTTCCGCCACATCATCCCGCACGCCTCGACGCCGACCCTCGTGAACGCGACGATGGACCTCGGTCAGATCGTGCTCCTCGTGGCGTCGCTGTCGTTCCTGGGGCTCGGTGCGCTGCCGCCGACTCCGGAGTGGGGCGCGATGATCACGGAGGGCGCGAAGAACTTCTACCAGCCGTGGATCGCCGCGGCCCCTGGACTTGCGATCGTGTCGATCGTGCTCGCGATCAACTTCATCGGCGACGGCCTCCGCGACGCCCTCGACGTGAAGGCCCGCCGCTAG
- a CDS encoding RHS repeat-associated core domain-containing protein — protein MYDSLNRVTAAVEKVGTTTSASWTYAYDKAGNRTQQARTGSTGATAGTINYTYNAANRIASTSADTTTWTYDAAGNQTRNGITGQTASYNSQGAVTGIGTTTYSAMGQGNTLQQTRSADTTSYLNTPLGLSAEKFGFGGSRAFTRDSTGDATSARLSGGSRYYYAKDLIGSVVGLFDKTGTYLGGYSYSPYGEARSTGTNQAVSTNNNLRYIAGYYDSASGLYKLGARFYDPALGRFTQYDPSGQEANPYGYAACNPVNSSDATGLAVDPVSCGLSIAAGLLATGVFIAAAGASGGLAFAAAGVGYGLAIAALLDSCSGVGLVEAVTSYP, from the coding sequence ATGTACGACTCGTTGAACCGGGTCACCGCGGCGGTCGAGAAGGTCGGAACGACGACCTCCGCGTCCTGGACCTACGCCTATGACAAGGCCGGGAACCGCACCCAGCAGGCCCGCACGGGATCCACCGGTGCCACCGCGGGGACGATCAACTACACCTACAACGCCGCGAACCGGATCGCCTCGACCTCGGCAGATACGACGACGTGGACGTATGACGCGGCCGGGAACCAGACCCGCAACGGCATCACCGGCCAAACCGCCTCTTACAACAGTCAAGGCGCCGTGACCGGTATCGGGACCACGACGTACAGTGCGATGGGGCAGGGCAACACCCTGCAGCAGACCCGTAGTGCCGACACCACCTCGTACCTGAACACGCCCCTCGGCCTCAGCGCGGAGAAGTTCGGATTCGGCGGCTCACGCGCCTTCACCCGCGACAGCACCGGCGACGCCACCAGCGCCCGCCTCTCCGGCGGATCCCGCTACTACTACGCCAAAGACCTGATCGGCTCCGTCGTCGGACTCTTCGACAAGACGGGCACCTACCTCGGCGGATACTCCTACTCGCCCTACGGCGAAGCACGCTCCACCGGCACCAACCAAGCCGTCAGCACAAACAACAACCTTCGCTACATCGCCGGCTACTACGACTCCGCCAGCGGCCTCTACAAGCTCGGCGCTCGGTTCTATGATCCCGCCCTGGGCAGATTCACTCAATATGACCCGAGCGGGCAGGAGGCTAATCCCTACGGGTACGCGGCGTGCAATCCGGTCAACTCGTCGGACGCGACGGGCCTGGCGGTCGACCCTGTTTCTTGTGGGCTCTCTATCGCGGCCGGACTTCTTGCCACGGGGGTGTTTATCGCAGCGGCAGGAGCTTCTGGGGGTCTTGCATTTGCTGCTGCCGGGGTAGGTTACGGACTAGCGATCGCAGCGCTTCTTGACTCGTGTAGCGGCGTAGGGCTCGTTGAAGCTGTGACAAGCTACCCGTGA
- a CDS encoding dipeptide ABC transporter ATP-binding protein encodes MSDNVLLAPTTTDPEDAAPTPLLQVRDLTVSFGTSHGRHTAVSGASLDLPARRTLAVVGESGSGKSTLAAAINRLLAPNATIESGSILFDGRDLVTASPRELTRVRGAGIGLVPQDPMSNLDPVHRVGAQIVEALEAHGTSSRESTARAIELLDMVGIPEPKRRFRQFPHEFSGGMRQRVLIAIGLACRPKLLIADEPTSALDVTVQRKVLDRLDELTADMGTALFMITHDLALAAERASDVLVMHRGTIVEHGPADQLLADPQHEYTRKLLDAAPALAAQRGIARAVTPYAAAGETGDAIVSLTDVVKEYTVRDSAFGRPRTFAAVAGSTFDVPRGSTVAIVGESGSGKSSTARLVLGLDSPTRGTITFDGRDLASFSASELRAFRRRVQPVFQNPFASLDSLFTVGDTIAEPLVVHGIGTAAERRERVLALLEEVALPADTAERYPHQLSGGQRQRVAIARALALQPEVLVLDEAVSALDVVVQAQILDLLARLQREHRLTYLFISHDLAVVRQISDCVHVMSRGRIVETGTPDELFESPQEDYTRELLSAIPGARLAV; translated from the coding sequence ATGTCCGATAACGTGCTGCTCGCGCCCACGACGACCGACCCCGAGGACGCCGCCCCGACCCCGCTCCTCCAGGTCCGCGACCTGACCGTCTCGTTCGGCACGTCCCACGGGCGGCACACCGCCGTCTCCGGCGCGAGCCTCGACCTGCCGGCGCGCCGGACGCTCGCCGTGGTCGGCGAATCGGGTTCCGGGAAGTCCACTCTCGCCGCAGCCATCAACCGCCTACTCGCGCCCAACGCGACGATCGAGTCCGGCAGCATCCTCTTCGACGGGCGCGACCTCGTCACCGCGAGCCCCCGCGAGCTCACGCGCGTCCGCGGCGCCGGCATCGGCCTCGTCCCCCAGGACCCGATGTCGAACCTCGACCCCGTCCACCGTGTCGGCGCGCAGATCGTCGAGGCCCTCGAGGCGCATGGCACGTCATCGCGGGAGTCCACGGCGCGCGCGATCGAACTGCTCGACATGGTGGGCATCCCCGAGCCGAAGCGCCGCTTCCGCCAGTTCCCGCACGAGTTCAGCGGCGGCATGCGCCAGCGCGTGCTCATCGCGATCGGGCTCGCATGCCGGCCGAAGCTCCTCATCGCGGACGAGCCCACGAGCGCGCTCGACGTGACGGTGCAGCGGAAGGTGCTCGATCGACTCGACGAGCTCACCGCCGACATGGGCACGGCCCTCTTCATGATCACGCACGACCTGGCCCTCGCCGCCGAACGTGCGAGCGACGTGCTCGTCATGCACCGGGGCACGATCGTGGAGCACGGGCCGGCCGACCAGTTGCTCGCGGACCCGCAGCACGAGTACACACGCAAGCTCCTCGACGCCGCACCGGCCCTCGCCGCGCAGCGCGGAATCGCCCGCGCGGTGACCCCCTACGCGGCCGCCGGCGAGACCGGGGATGCGATCGTCTCCCTCACCGACGTGGTGAAGGAGTACACCGTACGCGACTCGGCGTTCGGGCGTCCCCGCACCTTCGCAGCCGTCGCCGGATCGACGTTCGACGTGCCCCGCGGCAGCACCGTCGCGATCGTCGGCGAGTCCGGATCGGGCAAGTCGTCGACGGCCCGGCTCGTCCTCGGCCTCGACTCCCCCACACGCGGCACGATCACGTTCGACGGCCGCGACCTCGCCTCCTTCTCCGCGTCGGAGCTCCGGGCGTTCCGCCGGCGCGTGCAGCCCGTATTCCAGAACCCGTTCGCCTCGCTCGACTCGCTCTTCACCGTCGGCGACACGATCGCCGAGCCTCTCGTCGTGCACGGCATCGGCACGGCCGCCGAGCGGCGAGAGCGCGTTCTCGCACTCCTCGAGGAGGTCGCCCTCCCCGCCGACACCGCCGAGCGGTACCCGCACCAGCTCTCCGGCGGCCAGCGCCAGCGCGTCGCGATCGCCCGCGCTCTCGCGCTCCAGCCGGAGGTCCTCGTGCTCGACGAGGCGGTCTCGGCCCTCGACGTCGTCGTGCAGGCGCAGATCCTCGACCTGCTCGCGCGCCTGCAGCGCGAACACCGGCTCACGTACCTCTTCATCAGCCACGACCTCGCCGTCGTCCGCCAGATCAGCGACTGCGTGCACGTCATGTCGCGCGGGCGCATCGTGGAGACTGGAACGCCGGACGAGCTCTTCGAGTCGCCGCAGGAGGACTACACGCGCGAGCTCCTGAGCGCGATCCCGGGCGCCCGCCTCGCGGTCTGA
- a CDS encoding aldo/keto reductase, with protein sequence MRSPLLSPTRPDIDMPLLGLGVFDMDDETTARIVCTAIELGYRSIDTAAVYGNERGVGEGIRRSGIDRDDLFVTTKLWIDAHDEAGAVRAAADSLDRLGLDHVDLYLVHWPHSAGGRHRDAWRGLEAARRSGLARHIGVSNFSPAQLADLVELGGEIPAVNQIELHPFHTRRLERAAHEALGIVTESWSPLARGRVFGDPTLERIASAYGVSVARVVLRWHVQSGLVTVPKSSDPGRLAENLDVFSFALGDDDMAAIDALDRGEHVEPDYYRLA encoded by the coding sequence ATGCGTTCCCCATTGCTTTCGCCCACGCGCCCCGACATCGACATGCCGCTCCTCGGGCTCGGCGTGTTCGACATGGACGACGAGACCACGGCGCGCATCGTCTGCACGGCCATCGAGCTCGGCTACCGCTCGATCGACACGGCCGCCGTCTATGGCAACGAGCGCGGCGTCGGCGAGGGCATCAGGCGGTCCGGCATCGACCGGGACGACCTGTTCGTGACGACGAAGCTCTGGATCGACGCGCACGACGAGGCCGGTGCCGTCCGAGCGGCGGCCGACTCGCTCGACCGCCTCGGTCTCGACCACGTCGACCTGTACCTCGTCCACTGGCCGCATAGCGCGGGCGGCCGGCATCGCGACGCCTGGCGCGGGCTCGAGGCCGCCAGGCGCTCAGGCCTCGCGCGGCATATCGGCGTCTCCAACTTCTCGCCGGCCCAGCTCGCCGACCTCGTGGAGCTCGGAGGCGAGATCCCCGCTGTGAATCAGATCGAGCTGCATCCCTTCCACACCCGGCGCCTCGAACGGGCGGCGCACGAGGCGCTCGGCATCGTGACGGAGTCGTGGTCGCCGCTCGCCCGCGGACGGGTGTTCGGCGATCCGACGCTCGAGCGGATCGCCTCAGCGTACGGAGTCTCCGTGGCGCGCGTCGTGCTGCGCTGGCACGTGCAGTCGGGCCTCGTGACCGTGCCGAAGTCGTCCGATCCGGGTCGCCTCGCGGAGAATCTCGACGTCTTCTCGTTCGCGCTCGGAGACGACGACATGGCGGCGATCGATGCGCTCGATCGGGGCGAGCACGTCGAACCCGACTACTACCGGCTCGCCTGA
- a CDS encoding M20 metallopeptidase family protein, whose product MSITTDAQALLPDLVALRRTLHAAPEVGLQLPATQATVLAQLEGLGLEITTGTDTTSVVAVLRGAHEGPVVLLRGDMDGLPVVERTGLEFASTNGAMHACGHDLHTAGLVGAARLLAARRDELHGSVVFMFQPGEEGYGGAKIMIDEGVLDAAGTRPVAAYGIHVTPGVPGVFAMRPGPAMASSSTLHIRIVGEGGHGSLPSSAYDPVPALTETVSALQSMVTRRFSVFDPVVLTVTQLSAGEAINVIPDSASLGATVRALSDESLETLAVETERIASGIAAAHGCRAEVEFDTVYPVTKNDPGTTAGAMMTLSDVFGPGRVQTMPEPRMGSEDFSFVLHEVPGTFVFLQATPAELDPATVAYNHSPRVLFDDSVLGDQAAALAALALSHLGVPASA is encoded by the coding sequence ATGTCGATCACCACGGACGCCCAGGCTCTCCTCCCCGATCTCGTCGCCCTGCGCCGCACGCTCCACGCGGCGCCGGAGGTGGGGCTCCAGCTCCCGGCCACGCAGGCCACGGTGCTCGCACAGCTCGAGGGCCTCGGCCTCGAGATCACGACGGGCACGGACACGACGAGCGTCGTCGCCGTGCTGCGTGGAGCGCACGAGGGACCGGTCGTCCTGTTGCGCGGCGACATGGACGGGCTGCCCGTCGTCGAGCGGACGGGCCTCGAGTTCGCTTCCACGAACGGCGCGATGCACGCGTGCGGGCACGACCTGCACACCGCGGGACTCGTGGGCGCGGCGCGACTCCTCGCCGCTCGTCGTGACGAGCTGCACGGCTCCGTCGTCTTCATGTTCCAGCCCGGCGAGGAGGGCTACGGCGGCGCGAAGATCATGATCGACGAGGGTGTGCTCGACGCCGCGGGCACCCGCCCCGTCGCCGCCTACGGGATCCACGTGACGCCCGGCGTTCCGGGTGTCTTCGCGATGCGACCGGGGCCCGCGATGGCGTCGTCGAGTACGCTGCACATACGCATCGTCGGCGAGGGCGGCCACGGCTCGCTGCCGTCGAGCGCCTACGACCCCGTGCCGGCGCTCACCGAGACCGTGTCGGCCCTGCAGTCGATGGTCACGCGCCGCTTCAGCGTCTTCGACCCGGTGGTCCTCACGGTGACGCAGCTGTCGGCGGGCGAGGCGATCAACGTGATCCCCGACTCGGCCAGCCTCGGCGCGACGGTCCGCGCGCTCTCCGACGAGTCGCTCGAGACGCTGGCCGTCGAGACGGAGCGCATCGCATCGGGCATCGCCGCCGCGCACGGCTGCCGCGCCGAGGTCGAGTTCGACACCGTGTACCCGGTCACGAAGAACGATCCGGGAACCACAGCCGGCGCCATGATGACGCTCTCCGACGTCTTCGGACCGGGCCGCGTGCAGACCATGCCGGAGCCGCGCATGGGCAGTGAGGACTTCTCGTTCGTGCTCCACGAGGTACCGGGCACGTTCGTCTTCCTCCAGGCGACGCCGGCGGAGCTCGATCCCGCGACCGTCGCGTACAACCACTCGCCGCGCGTGCTCTTCGACGACTCGGTGCTCGGCGACCAGGCCGCGGCTCTCGCGGCCCTCGCCCTCTCCCACCTGGGCGTGCCCGCCTCCGCCTGA
- a CDS encoding glycoside hydrolase family 38 C-terminal domain-containing protein produces the protein MSKVKALISARPWTDTGARAGLFSAAAAITTVVGGENVRVIAEQLVRSDGRGGRQQAIRLEIGDIHRPVSLGSAVQHGGIALDVEVGTVDDAHTVDVSGITLRTADGEEVAVQVEDGPRGAYRLYIAAVETATALRLVIPSLDADVELPFDVLPVRDWTIHVVHHSHFDIGYTDPQAIVLAEQRSFLDSALELLRDTADEPQDERFRWVVESLFTFESWAETRPQHLVDEFVGYVREGRAELTALPYNLHTDTCSTDELHELLRTARRIATRYDLPIPSAMQTDVPGTVVGLPDALAENDVKYLAVAHNWAGRSMPQINGGQLLPRLFRWAAPSGRSVLVWLTDSPHGMAYMEGPLLGFHQDYSAVEDHLPVYLESLAANPYPFPPGVFGWHGTAQAVDRTPYPWDIVHLRTQGFVGDNAPARRRAADIAREWNATWESPKIRISTNTDFFEDAEQRLGDEIQTFEGDWGDWWVEGVGSAAYPMTLVRDAQAKVTDAQTVSAVRALLTGSELPGEAEQSEDTFRTISMFNEHTWGAGNSWRFSDHGFDSGEVQWQWKVANSIVAQQKAGQYLERASAFLGADLGRAPDADSSYYVVNTTAIERDTAVRFFVRESTVPMGTAFTLHDGRTGETLPYAEEAQSNHEHREAGRFVTARVRSLPPVGFVRVDLRLTDGDPVDATDDIRSIDDPLVLENEHLRVRVDLPGSRIASIVELATGRELLNQDSLFGGNEYIYDLYTSAGGFNHQSNKTSTSDELELLGDRWRARPAALIARESDAVEERLVYEYPAAGAEWVRVTLRLRHGEPALVIENRVAKEPTDAKESAFFAFPFAGDDPTVRFEVSGGVTGDGIEHVPGAPQHMRAVREWVTVESDEGSVAWVTKDVPLVERGVIALPYAPFPASTSPYEPGTILSWVHNNVWDTNFPVRQAFETTFSYAIGVRTATDVPAEEVAVAATAALVHPPVVVQANGAAGAEAPDERSLLSVSDPRVKLVAAHSLGGGRILVRLQSFVDGPVSVEVSVPGGIASAAAATFLGEEREPLDVAGAGVTVDIPRLSPRAVILTLQ, from the coding sequence ATGAGCAAGGTAAAGGCACTCATCTCCGCGCGACCGTGGACGGACACGGGGGCGCGGGCCGGTCTCTTCTCGGCCGCGGCCGCCATCACGACCGTCGTCGGCGGTGAGAACGTGCGGGTCATCGCCGAGCAGCTCGTCCGCTCGGACGGACGGGGCGGACGGCAGCAGGCGATCCGCCTCGAGATCGGGGACATCCATCGCCCCGTCTCCCTCGGTTCGGCCGTGCAGCACGGCGGCATCGCCCTCGACGTCGAGGTCGGCACCGTCGACGACGCGCACACCGTCGACGTGAGCGGCATCACGCTCCGCACGGCGGACGGCGAGGAGGTCGCGGTGCAGGTGGAGGACGGGCCGCGCGGCGCCTACCGCCTCTACATCGCCGCCGTCGAGACCGCGACGGCGCTCCGCCTCGTCATCCCCTCGCTCGACGCCGACGTCGAGCTGCCCTTCGACGTGCTGCCCGTGCGGGACTGGACGATCCACGTGGTTCACCACTCGCACTTCGACATCGGCTACACGGACCCGCAGGCGATCGTCCTCGCGGAACAGCGTTCCTTCCTCGACTCGGCACTCGAGCTGTTGCGCGACACGGCCGACGAACCGCAGGACGAGCGTTTCCGCTGGGTCGTCGAGTCGCTCTTCACCTTCGAGAGCTGGGCCGAGACGAGACCGCAGCACCTCGTCGACGAGTTCGTCGGCTACGTGCGGGAGGGACGCGCCGAGCTGACCGCCCTCCCCTACAACCTGCACACCGACACCTGCTCCACGGACGAGCTCCACGAGCTCCTCCGCACCGCCCGTCGCATCGCGACCCGTTACGACCTGCCGATCCCGTCGGCGATGCAGACCGATGTGCCCGGAACCGTGGTCGGTCTGCCGGACGCCCTCGCGGAGAACGACGTGAAGTACCTCGCCGTGGCCCACAACTGGGCCGGGCGGTCGATGCCGCAGATCAACGGAGGACAGCTCCTCCCCCGGCTCTTCCGTTGGGCCGCGCCGTCGGGTCGCTCGGTGCTCGTCTGGCTCACCGACAGCCCCCACGGCATGGCGTACATGGAGGGACCGCTCCTCGGGTTCCACCAGGACTACTCGGCCGTCGAGGATCACCTGCCCGTGTACCTCGAGTCGCTCGCCGCGAACCCGTACCCCTTCCCGCCCGGTGTCTTCGGCTGGCACGGGACCGCGCAGGCCGTGGACCGCACGCCCTACCCGTGGGACATCGTGCACCTGCGCACGCAGGGCTTCGTGGGCGACAACGCCCCGGCCCGGCGCCGCGCGGCCGACATCGCCCGCGAGTGGAACGCCACGTGGGAGTCGCCGAAGATCCGCATCTCCACGAACACCGACTTCTTCGAGGACGCCGAGCAGCGGCTCGGCGACGAGATCCAGACGTTCGAGGGCGACTGGGGCGACTGGTGGGTGGAGGGCGTCGGCTCCGCCGCGTACCCGATGACGCTCGTCCGCGACGCGCAAGCGAAGGTGACCGATGCGCAGACCGTCTCCGCGGTGCGAGCGCTCCTCACCGGCTCGGAGTTGCCCGGCGAGGCGGAACAGTCGGAGGACACCTTCCGCACCATCTCGATGTTCAACGAGCACACGTGGGGCGCCGGCAACTCGTGGCGGTTCTCCGATCACGGCTTCGACTCCGGCGAGGTGCAGTGGCAGTGGAAGGTGGCCAACTCGATCGTCGCCCAGCAGAAGGCCGGTCAGTACCTCGAGCGCGCCTCGGCGTTCCTGGGGGCCGACCTCGGGAGGGCGCCAGACGCGGACTCGAGCTACTACGTCGTGAACACGACGGCGATCGAGCGGGACACGGCCGTGCGGTTCTTCGTCCGGGAGAGCACCGTGCCGATGGGAACGGCTTTCACCCTGCACGACGGCCGCACGGGCGAGACGCTCCCCTACGCGGAAGAGGCGCAGAGCAACCACGAGCACCGCGAGGCCGGGCGATTCGTCACGGCGCGCGTGCGCTCCCTTCCCCCCGTGGGCTTCGTCCGTGTCGACCTGCGGCTCACGGACGGTGATCCCGTCGACGCCACGGACGACATCCGCTCGATCGACGATCCGCTCGTCCTCGAGAACGAGCACCTCCGTGTGCGCGTCGATCTCCCGGGGTCGCGCATCGCGTCGATCGTCGAGCTCGCGACGGGACGGGAGCTGCTCAACCAGGACTCGCTATTCGGCGGCAACGAGTACATCTACGACCTCTACACGAGCGCCGGCGGCTTCAACCACCAGTCCAACAAGACGTCGACCTCCGACGAGCTCGAGCTGCTCGGCGACCGCTGGCGGGCGCGTCCCGCCGCGCTCATCGCGCGCGAGTCGGACGCCGTCGAGGAGCGGCTCGTCTACGAGTACCCCGCCGCCGGGGCCGAATGGGTGCGGGTCACCCTCCGTCTCCGTCACGGCGAACCGGCGCTCGTGATCGAGAACCGCGTCGCGAAGGAGCCCACCGATGCGAAGGAGAGCGCGTTCTTCGCCTTCCCGTTCGCCGGGGACGACCCGACGGTGCGCTTCGAGGTGAGCGGCGGCGTCACCGGCGACGGCATCGAGCACGTGCCGGGTGCACCGCAGCACATGCGCGCGGTGCGCGAGTGGGTCACGGTGGAATCGGACGAGGGCTCGGTCGCGTGGGTCACGAAGGACGTGCCCCTCGTGGAGCGCGGCGTGATCGCCCTGCCCTACGCGCCCTTCCCCGCGAGCACCTCACCGTACGAGCCGGGCACCATCCTCTCCTGGGTGCACAACAACGTGTGGGACACGAACTTCCCGGTGCGTCAGGCGTTCGAGACCACGTTCTCGTACGCGATCGGCGTGCGGACCGCCACGGACGTGCCGGCGGAGGAGGTCGCCGTGGCGGCGACGGCGGCGCTCGTGCACCCGCCCGTCGTCGTCCAGGCGAACGGGGCCGCGGGCGCGGAGGCTCCCGACGAGCGGTCCCTCCTCTCCGTGAGCGACCCGCGTGTGAAGCTCGTGGCGGCGCACTCCCTCGGCGGCGGGCGCATCCTCGTCCGGCTGCAGTCGTTCGTCGACGGCCCCGTCTCGGTGGAGGTGAGCGTGCCGGGCGGCATCGCGTCCGCGGCCGCGGCGACGTTCCTCGGAGAGGAGCGCGAGCCGCTCGACGTGGCGGGCGCGGGCGTGACCGTCGACATCCCGCGCCTGAGCCCACGGGCGGTGATCCTCACCCTTCAGTGA